In Siniperca chuatsi isolate FFG_IHB_CAS linkage group LG20, ASM2008510v1, whole genome shotgun sequence, the following proteins share a genomic window:
- the LOC122867431 gene encoding microfibril-associated glycoprotein 4-like isoform X1, with protein MKDKHPDTIIGFSKRCDWVTTPSVDIRRSSSLFPLKVKPQSLFSSGEFTQSIRQILSISSFSRNLTMKLVSVVLLLLAPLLTNCQQAVLPVDCSDIYLQDKSRPSGEYTIYPAGQRSAVQVYCDMKSEGGRWTVFQRRMDGSVNFYRPWDQYKKGFGVPSGEYWLGLDNIYYLTRNRKYELLVDMEDFEGNKVFARYTSFAVDSERSGYLLRVSGFINGGAGDSLSYHDGQKFSTLDKDQDSVSANCARTYLGAFWYKACHHANPNGVYLWGADQIVSAIGMGWHQWKGFDYSLKTISMKIRPVQ; from the exons ATGAAAGACAAACACCCAGACACGATCATTGGTTTTTCTAAGAGGTGCGACTGGGTGACGACACCTTCTGTAGATATAAGGAGAAGCAGCAGTTTGTTTCCTCTGAAGGTGAAGCCACAAAGTCTCTTCAGTTCAGGTGAGTTCACACAG AGCATCAGACAGATTTTATCCATCAGCAGTTTCAGCAGAAATCTGACAATGAAG CTGGTATccgtcgtcctcctcctcctggctccACTGTTGACCAACTGCCAGCAGGCCGTCCTCCCAGTGGACTGCAGTGACATCTATCTCCAAGACAAGAGCCGACCCAGCGGAGAGTACACCATCTACCCCGCTGGACAAAGGTCTGCTGTCCAG gtgtactGCGACATGAAGTCAGAAGGAGGTCGGTGGACG GTATTCCAGAGGAGGATGGACGGCTCGGTGAACTTCTACAGGCCCTGGGATCAATACAAGAAGGGTTTCGGCGTCCCGTCTGGAGAGTACTGGCTCG GTCTTGACAATATCTACTACCTGACACGCAACCGAAAATATGAGCTGCTGGTCGACATGGAGGACTTTGAGGGGAATAAAGTGTTTGCTCGGTACACTTCATTCGCTGTCGATTCAGAAAGATCTGGATATCTGCTGCGTGTATCTGGATTCATCAATGGGGGGGCGG gaGACTCCTTGAGTTACCACGACGGACAGAAGTTCTCCACCTTGGACAAAGACCAGGACTCTGTGTCTGCCAACTGTGCCAGAACATACCTGGGGGCGTTCTGGTACAAAGCTTGTCACCATGCAAACCCAAATGGGGTTTATCTTTGGGGGGCTGACCAGATTGTCTCTGCTATTGGAATGGGCTGGCACCAATGGAAGGGCTTTGACTACTCCCTGAAGACCATCAGCATGAAGATCCGTCCTGTGCAGTAA
- the LOC122867431 gene encoding microfibril-associated glycoprotein 4-like isoform X2, whose amino-acid sequence MKLVSVVLLLLAPLLTNCQQAVLPVDCSDIYLQDKSRPSGEYTIYPAGQRSAVQVYCDMKSEGGRWTVFQRRMDGSVNFYRPWDQYKKGFGVPSGEYWLGLDNIYYLTRNRKYELLVDMEDFEGNKVFARYTSFAVDSERSGYLLRVSGFINGGAGDSLSYHDGQKFSTLDKDQDSVSANCARTYLGAFWYKACHHANPNGVYLWGADQIVSAIGMGWHQWKGFDYSLKTISMKIRPVQ is encoded by the exons ATGAAG CTGGTATccgtcgtcctcctcctcctggctccACTGTTGACCAACTGCCAGCAGGCCGTCCTCCCAGTGGACTGCAGTGACATCTATCTCCAAGACAAGAGCCGACCCAGCGGAGAGTACACCATCTACCCCGCTGGACAAAGGTCTGCTGTCCAG gtgtactGCGACATGAAGTCAGAAGGAGGTCGGTGGACG GTATTCCAGAGGAGGATGGACGGCTCGGTGAACTTCTACAGGCCCTGGGATCAATACAAGAAGGGTTTCGGCGTCCCGTCTGGAGAGTACTGGCTCG GTCTTGACAATATCTACTACCTGACACGCAACCGAAAATATGAGCTGCTGGTCGACATGGAGGACTTTGAGGGGAATAAAGTGTTTGCTCGGTACACTTCATTCGCTGTCGATTCAGAAAGATCTGGATATCTGCTGCGTGTATCTGGATTCATCAATGGGGGGGCGG gaGACTCCTTGAGTTACCACGACGGACAGAAGTTCTCCACCTTGGACAAAGACCAGGACTCTGTGTCTGCCAACTGTGCCAGAACATACCTGGGGGCGTTCTGGTACAAAGCTTGTCACCATGCAAACCCAAATGGGGTTTATCTTTGGGGGGCTGACCAGATTGTCTCTGCTATTGGAATGGGCTGGCACCAATGGAAGGGCTTTGACTACTCCCTGAAGACCATCAGCATGAAGATCCGTCCTGTGCAGTAA